A window of Chaetodon auriga isolate fChaAug3 chromosome 2, fChaAug3.hap1, whole genome shotgun sequence contains these coding sequences:
- the patz1 gene encoding POZ (BTB) and AT hook-containing zinc finger 1 isoform X1, translating into MEKVAEPSWTSSYTYQVSKHSAEMLHNLNIQRKDGGRFCDVILRVGEESFPAHKAVLAACSEYFESVFSRQTEGDGDAKELEMHTISPKVFKDVLDFAYTSRIVVRLECFPELMTAAKFLLMRSVIEICQEVIKQSNVQILVPTSRGGDASLFQATGATELGFPVAQQDLVNGTGMLVNGQSFANNAPMHVDGSEDAAAVLLEDGGESSVPMLEPVEGLPVSPSAEMPGNAFQHDAGSPGSKRSRGRPKKAAGVVEAVPFNHSTQKDNGLFPCGTCGKAFTEASRLKNHEAQHGAHTGGVNNGGDSLSTAGGMSLMSQPGLVENGVQLHGGLTLDNGRKRERTRRHVGCDICGKVFRDVYHLNRHKLSHSGEKPYACPVCGLRFKRKDRMSYHVRSHDGSVGKPYVCQSCGKGFSRPDHLNGHIKQVHTTERPHKCQICNASFATRDRLRSHLACHEDKIPCKVCGKFLRAAYMTDHLKKHSEGTHNYCGICNKGFSTASYLKVHIKTHHGSPLPPSATMHTFPEPRGELQMHNGNPYHMGRQCSVEDLCASRQLLLTSSEAEGRFHGLSGHPILPQPGPPALGLQPELLMGKAGGAPYFWECRSGGLPGFPVHGPVSDGQENAGKCPHLESEESDPSFGELTNGDELKSPHKPDGPELEMPSLACNGASAGALGSPEGSKAKTDPEKKFTCGICGQAFRTKSYLNKHQHRVHKAQKAQGGSGSGLNELAPALTSPFSPQQNMSLLESFGFQIVQSAFASSLVDAEAGQSGIDFGGK; encoded by the exons GCCGTCTTGGACTTCTTCGTACACCTACCAGGTGAGCAAGCACAGTGCGGAGATGCTACACAACCTCAACATTCAGAGGAAAGATGGAGGCAGGTTCTGCGATGTGATCTTACGCGTCGGCGAGGAGAGCTTCCCTGCCCACAAGGCTGTGTTGGCCGCGTGCAGCGAGTATTTCGAGTCGGTCTTCAGCCGCCAGACGGAGGGCGACGGCGACGCCAAGGAGCTGGAGATGCACACCATCAGCCCGAAAGTTTTTAAAGACGTTTTGGACTTCGCTTACACCTCCAGGATTGTGGTGCGACTGGAATGCTTCCCGGAGTTGATGACAGCTGCCAAGTTTCTACTGATGCGGTCAGTCATTGAGATATGTCAGGAGGTCATCAAACAGTCCAACGTGCAAATCCTCGTCCCGACCTCACGCGGAGGAGACgccagccttttccaggccacGGGGGCCACCGAGCTGGGGTTCCCGGTGGCACAGCAGGATCTGGTAAACGGGACGGGAATGCTGGTGAACGGTCAGAGCTTTGCTAACAATGCACCGATGCATGTGGATGGGAGCGAAGACGCCGCCGCCGTGTTACTGGAGGACGGCGGCGAGTCGTCGGTGCCAATGTTAGAGCCTGTTGAAGGACTGCCCGTTTCCCCATCAGCGGAAATGCCGGGGAACGCGTTTCAGCACGACGCTGGCTCCCCGGGGTCGAAAAGGAGCAGGGGGAGACCAAAGAAAGCTGCTGGGGTAGTGGAGGCTGTGCCCTTTAATCACAGCACCCAGAAAGACAATGGGCTGTTTCCTTGCGGGACTTGCGGTAAAGCTTTTACAGAAGCTTCCCGCTTGAAGAACCACGAAGCGCAACATGGAGCCCACACCGGCGGTGTAAACAACGGCGGTGACAGCCTGTCAACAGCGGGCGGCATGTCTTTAATGTCTCAGCCAGGTCTGGTGGAAAACGGCGTGCAGTTACACGGAGGACTGACGCTGGACAACGGGCGCAAACGGGAGAGGACCAGGCGGCATGTCGGCTGTGACATTTGCGGTAAAGTTTTCCGCGACGTGTACCACCTGAACCGACACAAGCTCTCCCATTCCGGGGAGAAGCCGTACGCATGCCCCGTGTGCGGGCTCCGGTTCAAACGCAAGGACAGGATGTCGTACCATGTGCGGTCCCATGACGGGTCTGTCGGCAAACCGTACGTGTGCCAAAGCTGTGGTAAAGGCTTTTCAAG acCAGACCACCTGAATGGACATATCAAACAGGTTCACACAACAGAGAGACCCCACAAGTGCCAG ATTTGTAACGCCTCTTTTGCTACAAGAGATCGCCTCCGGTCACACCTTGCATGCCATGAGGACAAAATCCCCTGCAAAGTTTGTGGCAAGTTTCTGCGAGCTGCCTACATGACAGACCACCTCAAGAAACACAGTGAAGGAACACATAACTACTGTGGCATCTGCAACAAAG GTTTCTCCACAGCGTCCTACCTTAAGGTGCATATAAAGACACACCATGGCTCTCCACTGCCCCCCTCTGCCACAATGCACACCTTCCCTGAGCCAAGGGGGGAACTGCAGATGCACAACGGCAACCCTTACCACATGGGACGCCAGTGCTCAGTGGAAG ACCTGTGTGCCAGTCGCCAGCTGCTTCTCACCTCGTCTGAGGCAGAGGGTCGCTTTCATGGGCTCTCTGGACACCCAATTCTCCCCCAGCCTGGCCCTCCCGCCTTGGGCCTGCAGCCTGAGCTGCTCATGGGGAAGGCAGGTGGGGCTCCATATTTCTGGGAGTGTCGCTCTGGCGGGTTGCCTGGCTTCCCCGTCCATGGGCCTGTCTCAG ACGGGCAGGAAAACGCTGGAAAATGTCCTCATCTGGAATCAGAAGAATCAGATCCTTCATTTGGGGAGTTGACCAACGGGGACGAGCTTAAATCTCCACACAAACCCGACGGGCCGGAGCTGGAGATGCCCTCTTTAGCCTGCAACGGAGCCTCTGCAGGGGCCTTGGGGTCTCCGGAAGGATCTAAAGCCAAGACGGACCCTGAGAAGAAGTTTACCTGCGGCATCTGCGGCCAGGCCTTCCGCACCAAGTCCTACCTCAATAAGCACCAGCACAGAGTTCACAAAGCCCAGAAGGCCCAGGGGGGTTCAGGGTCGGGCTTGAACGAGCTGGCCCCCGCCCTGACCTCTCCCTTCTCCCCTCAACAAAACATGTCTCTGCTCGAGTCATTTGGCTTTCAGATAGTCCAGTCTGCGTTCGCGTCCTCACTGGTCGATGCCGAGGCTGGTCAAAGTGGAATCGACTTTGGAGGGAAGTGA
- the patz1 gene encoding POZ (BTB) and AT hook-containing zinc finger 1 isoform X2 — MEKVAEPSWTSSYTYQVSKHSAEMLHNLNIQRKDGGRFCDVILRVGEESFPAHKAVLAACSEYFESVFSRQTEGDGDAKELEMHTISPKVFKDVLDFAYTSRIVVRLECFPELMTAAKFLLMRSVIEICQEVIKQSNVQILVPTSRGGDASLFQATGATELGFPVAQQDLVNGTGMLVNGQSFANNAPMHVDGSEDAAAVLLEDGGESSVPMLEPVEGLPVSPSAEMPGNAFQHDAGSPGSKRSRGRPKKAAGVVEAVPFNHSTQKDNGLFPCGTCGKAFTEASRLKNHEAQHGAHTGGVNNGGDSLSTAGGMSLMSQPGLVENGVQLHGGLTLDNGRKRERTRRHVGCDICGKVFRDVYHLNRHKLSHSGEKPYACPVCGLRFKRKDRMSYHVRSHDGSVGKPYVCQSCGKGFSRPDHLNGHIKQVHTTERPHKCQICNASFATRDRLRSHLACHEDKIPCKVCGKFLRAAYMTDHLKKHSEGTHNYCGICNKDGQENAGKCPHLESEESDPSFGELTNGDELKSPHKPDGPELEMPSLACNGASAGALGSPEGSKAKTDPEKKFTCGICGQAFRTKSYLNKHQHRVHKAQKAQGGSGSGLNELAPALTSPFSPQQNMSLLESFGFQIVQSAFASSLVDAEAGQSGIDFGGK; from the exons GCCGTCTTGGACTTCTTCGTACACCTACCAGGTGAGCAAGCACAGTGCGGAGATGCTACACAACCTCAACATTCAGAGGAAAGATGGAGGCAGGTTCTGCGATGTGATCTTACGCGTCGGCGAGGAGAGCTTCCCTGCCCACAAGGCTGTGTTGGCCGCGTGCAGCGAGTATTTCGAGTCGGTCTTCAGCCGCCAGACGGAGGGCGACGGCGACGCCAAGGAGCTGGAGATGCACACCATCAGCCCGAAAGTTTTTAAAGACGTTTTGGACTTCGCTTACACCTCCAGGATTGTGGTGCGACTGGAATGCTTCCCGGAGTTGATGACAGCTGCCAAGTTTCTACTGATGCGGTCAGTCATTGAGATATGTCAGGAGGTCATCAAACAGTCCAACGTGCAAATCCTCGTCCCGACCTCACGCGGAGGAGACgccagccttttccaggccacGGGGGCCACCGAGCTGGGGTTCCCGGTGGCACAGCAGGATCTGGTAAACGGGACGGGAATGCTGGTGAACGGTCAGAGCTTTGCTAACAATGCACCGATGCATGTGGATGGGAGCGAAGACGCCGCCGCCGTGTTACTGGAGGACGGCGGCGAGTCGTCGGTGCCAATGTTAGAGCCTGTTGAAGGACTGCCCGTTTCCCCATCAGCGGAAATGCCGGGGAACGCGTTTCAGCACGACGCTGGCTCCCCGGGGTCGAAAAGGAGCAGGGGGAGACCAAAGAAAGCTGCTGGGGTAGTGGAGGCTGTGCCCTTTAATCACAGCACCCAGAAAGACAATGGGCTGTTTCCTTGCGGGACTTGCGGTAAAGCTTTTACAGAAGCTTCCCGCTTGAAGAACCACGAAGCGCAACATGGAGCCCACACCGGCGGTGTAAACAACGGCGGTGACAGCCTGTCAACAGCGGGCGGCATGTCTTTAATGTCTCAGCCAGGTCTGGTGGAAAACGGCGTGCAGTTACACGGAGGACTGACGCTGGACAACGGGCGCAAACGGGAGAGGACCAGGCGGCATGTCGGCTGTGACATTTGCGGTAAAGTTTTCCGCGACGTGTACCACCTGAACCGACACAAGCTCTCCCATTCCGGGGAGAAGCCGTACGCATGCCCCGTGTGCGGGCTCCGGTTCAAACGCAAGGACAGGATGTCGTACCATGTGCGGTCCCATGACGGGTCTGTCGGCAAACCGTACGTGTGCCAAAGCTGTGGTAAAGGCTTTTCAAG acCAGACCACCTGAATGGACATATCAAACAGGTTCACACAACAGAGAGACCCCACAAGTGCCAG ATTTGTAACGCCTCTTTTGCTACAAGAGATCGCCTCCGGTCACACCTTGCATGCCATGAGGACAAAATCCCCTGCAAAGTTTGTGGCAAGTTTCTGCGAGCTGCCTACATGACAGACCACCTCAAGAAACACAGTGAAGGAACACATAACTACTGTGGCATCTGCAACAAAG ACGGGCAGGAAAACGCTGGAAAATGTCCTCATCTGGAATCAGAAGAATCAGATCCTTCATTTGGGGAGTTGACCAACGGGGACGAGCTTAAATCTCCACACAAACCCGACGGGCCGGAGCTGGAGATGCCCTCTTTAGCCTGCAACGGAGCCTCTGCAGGGGCCTTGGGGTCTCCGGAAGGATCTAAAGCCAAGACGGACCCTGAGAAGAAGTTTACCTGCGGCATCTGCGGCCAGGCCTTCCGCACCAAGTCCTACCTCAATAAGCACCAGCACAGAGTTCACAAAGCCCAGAAGGCCCAGGGGGGTTCAGGGTCGGGCTTGAACGAGCTGGCCCCCGCCCTGACCTCTCCCTTCTCCCCTCAACAAAACATGTCTCTGCTCGAGTCATTTGGCTTTCAGATAGTCCAGTCTGCGTTCGCGTCCTCACTGGTCGATGCCGAGGCTGGTCAAAGTGGAATCGACTTTGGAGGGAAGTGA
- the slc2a11a gene encoding solute carrier family 2, facilitated glucose transporter member 11, giving the protein MSHAGAQKSSPLTLVLMVASAAIGGTLQYGYNLAIMNAPTTFIQTFINETFLERWDMQLEDYQVTLVWTIIVSIFSLGGFAGALIAGPMTIRFGRKKCLLLNNIFLMTGALLAVTSRAAKSFEMIILSRVLIGINAGISMNVQPMYFGESAPKHLRGAISLSSAVFTAFGVVLGQVVGLREILGSESCWQYLLASNAIPGFIQLLTLPWFPESPRYLLIDRGDKEACINALRRLRGCEVQSSELDEILQEQAETKGMRSKRPWELFTDRSVRWQLISVMIISSAMQLCGNDSIYFYASYVFKEAGIADDKIQYITIGTGTCEFTACIMCNLLIERKGRRFMLMGGFILMTIWAIVFTIALSFEHYISWMPYLSMGCIFTYILSFGMGPAGVTGVLPTEIFNQAARPAAYAIAGSMMWLNLFIVGMIFPFLVSELSEYCFVPFGAVCLLSALYVGMFLPETKGKSLSAITSEFHKLNFKGQDRMCESHSQAQYQLGEVCLSTAL; this is encoded by the exons ATGTCGCATGCCGGTGCACAGAAG AGCAGTCCCCTGACATTGGTGCTGATGGTTGCCTCTGCAGCCATTGGGGGAACTCTTCAGTATGGCTACAACCTCGCCATTATGAATGCACCCACAACT TTCATTCAAACCTTTATCAATGAGACGTTCCTGGAGCGCTGGGACATGCAGTTGGAGGACTACCAGGTGACTCTAGTCTGGACAATTATCGTTTCCATCTTCTCACTGGGGGGCTTTGCAGGAGCTCTTATTGCAGGACCTATGACAATACGCTTTGGGAG GAAGAAATGCTTGTTGTTGAACAACATTTTCCTCATGACTGGTGCACTCTTAGCTGTGACAAGTAGAGCTGCCAAGTCTTTTGAGATGATCATTTTGTCACGTGTCCTGATTGGGATAAATGCTg ggatCAGTATGAACGTGCAGCCCATGTATTTTGGAGAAAGTGCACCAAAGCACTTAAGAGGGGCTATCTCCTtgtcatcagctgttttcacagcatttgGTGTTGTGTTAGGACAGGTGGTTGGACTCAG AGAGATTTTGGGCAGTGAGTCGTGTTGGCAGTACCTTCTTGCCAGTAATGCCATTCCTGGCTTCATTCAGCTCCTCACCCTGCCATGGTTCCCAGAGAGCCCCAGATACCTGCTCATCGACCGGGGGGACAAGGAGGCCTGCATTAACG CTTTGAGACGGCTGCGAGGCTGTGAGGTCCAGAGCAGCGAGCTGGATGAAATCCTGCAGGAACAGGCTGAGACCAAGGGCATGAGGTCCAAGCGACCCTGGGAGCTTTTCACTGACCGCTCGGTGCGCTGGCAGCTCATCTCTGTCATGATCATCAGCAGTGCCATGCAGCTCTGTGGAAATGACTCG aTTTACTTCTATGCATCATATGTATTCAAAGAGGCTGGAATAGCCGATGATAAAATCCAATATATCACAATTGGCACCGGTACATGTGAATTCACAGCATGTATAATGTGT AACCTGCTGATAGAGCGCAAAGGCCGGAGGTTCATGCTGATGGGAGGTTTCATCCTAATGACCATCTGGGCTATTGTCTTCACAATTGCTCTGTCGTTTGAG CACTATATCTCCTGGATGCCTTACTTGAGCATGGGCTGCATTTTCACCTACATTCTCAGCTTCGGCATGGGACCAG CTGGAGTGACTGGCGTTCTGCCCACAGAGATCTTTAATCAGGCTGCTCGGCCTGCAGCCTACGCGATCGCCGGCTCCATGATGTGGCTCAACCTTTTCATCGTTGGAATGATCTTCCCTTTTCTAGTG AGCGAGTTGAGTGAGTACTGCTTTGTGCCTTTCGGAGCAGtctgcctgctctctgctctgtacGTCGGCATGTTTCTGCCCGAGACCAAAGGCAAGTCTCTGTCCGCCATCACAAGTGAATTCCACAAGCTCAACTTCAAAGGCCAGGACAGAATGTGTGAATCACACAGTCAAGCTCAGTACCAGCTGGGTGAAGTGTGTCTCTCCACGGCCTTGTAG
- the LOC143328297 gene encoding solute carrier family 2, facilitated glucose transporter member 11-like, translating into MDGAVRKPRYWRLYLLTLVLGIGGSFQYGFQVSVIASPAVHVQSFVNHTWMLRYGAPVADSTNQLIWSFIVAVLSLGSWAGAVHSGSLPVTYGRKKALLFSNTVAIVAALLMLFSRMAKSFEMILLGRFLFGYNVGLSLSVHLMYIGESSPKKLRGFLTLTTSIFTGFGKVLGQIIGIKEMMGTEEMWPLLLAASSIPAILQFVTLLFFPEAPRYLYIDKGDIEGTRKALQWLWQDDDLKLELDDMQKERESMQGEKAKTVKDVLTSRCVRWQLLTLVIPCAGVQFCGINALYFYAFDIFRESGVPEDQMHYLSIGLGTTELLTVALCSFLIDRAGRKKLMGYGYLFMGVTMSVLTVTLSFKDVNSWIPYVNIALIFCVICIYGLGPSGVSMTLPADLFLQAWRPSAYVISGTISWLSMFLVGLFFSYLVDGLGQFCFLIFVAYSIISAAFLLYFVPETKGKTMVEIMEDFSKLNYKSRGTDIEIIDTDLTTKF; encoded by the exons ATGGATGGTGCAGTCAGAAAG CCGCGGTACTGGAGGCTTTATCTGCTGACGCTGGTGCTGGGAATTGGGGGATCGTTTCAGTATGGCTTTCAAGTTTCTGTCATCGCTTCTCCAGCTGTG CACGTTCAGAGTTTTGTGAACCATACTTGGATGTTGAGGTATGGAGCTCCAGTGGCTGATTCCACCAACCAGCTCATCTGGTCCTTCATCGTGGCCGTGTTAAGTCTTGGATCCTGGGCCGGCGCCGTTCACAGCGGCAGCCTTCCCGTCACTTACGGCCg GAAAAAAGCTCTGTTGTTCAGCAACACTGTGGCGATTGTCGCTGCTCTTCTCATGCTCTTCAGTCGCATGGCCAAATCATTTGAGATGATCTTGCTGGGAAGATTTCTCTTTGGATATAATGTCG gCCTGAGCCTCAGTGTGCACCTCATGTACATCGGGGAGAGTTCTCCAAAGAAACTCAGAGGTTTCCTGACTCTAACGACCTCAATCTTCACTGGATTTGGAAAGGTCCTGGGTCAAATAATTGGGATCAA GGAGATGATGGGTACAGAAGAGATGTGGCCATTACTCTTAGCTGCTAGCAGCATTCCTGCCATCCTGCAGTTTGTGACCCTGCTTTTCTTCCCTGAGGCGCCTCGATATCTTTACATTGACAAAGGAGACATTGAAGGCACAAGAAAGG cCTTGCAGTGGCTGTGGCAGGACGACGACTTAAAGCTGGAGCTGGACGACatgcagaaggagagagagagcatgcagGGAGAGAAGGCGAAGACTGTGAAGGACGTCCTCACCTCTCGCTGTGTGCGATGGCAGCTACTGACTCTGGTCATCCCCTGTGCTGGTGTCCAGTTCTGCGGCATCAACGCC CTCTATTTCTACGCCTTTGACATCTTCCGTGAGTCAGGGGTGCCCGAGGACCAGATGCATTACTTGTCCATTGGCCTTGGAACGACAGAGCTCCTCACTGTGGCACTGTGT TCTTTCTTGATAGATCGTGCCGGCAGAAAGAAGCTGATGGGCTATGGCTACCTATTCATGGGTGTCACCATGTCTGTACTTACTGTCACGCTGTCCTTCAAG gATGTGAATTCATGGATCCCGTATGTGAACATCGCCCTGATCTTTTGTGTCATCTGCATTTATGGACTCGGACCCT CGGGAGTGTCTATGACTCTCCCTGCTGACCTCTTCCTCCAAGCCTGGCGTCCTTCTGCGTATGTGATCAGTGGGACCATCAGCTGGCTGAGCATGTTCCTCGTGGGGCTGTTTTTCAGCTACCTTGTG GACGGACTCGGCCAGTTCTGTTTCCTGATTTTTGTGGCTTACAGCATTATCAGTGCAGCATTTCTGCTATATTTTGTCCCAGAGACCAAAGGAAAGACAATGGTAGAGATTATGGAGGACTTCAGCAAATTGAATTACAAGAGCAGGGGCACCGACATTGAGATAATTGACACTGATCTAACAACtaaattctga